A genome region from Triticum aestivum cultivar Chinese Spring chromosome 2B, IWGSC CS RefSeq v2.1, whole genome shotgun sequence includes the following:
- the LOC123040205 gene encoding uncharacterized protein — MLGEQYYDFFYEVEKVVTVGAEKSQSYTAVDSSASPSFPKKARMDSYPASSMGQGETNTSVTGNFSSQNYGKGMQRLPAVAESEEEDESEEGNNTELLIETMAREHAAEKMSYCGSQSDKKSCENVSEDLKVEEMTESPSNEISVHQDYVVWPSLPHIVPLEEGFMEGGENCSVYTVESPSGSPIHDCMSQGEDISRRQKQKLEKVGDVATNRMKKRNLEGLLKEEERAKLQAGVKRLAHAAAALADRSLPRGRSLLGDREGIQIG; from the exons ATGCTGGGAGAACAGTATTATGATTTTTTCTATGAAGTTGAAAAAGTTGTGACTGTGGGTGCTGAGAAAAGTCAGTCCTATACTGCTGTGGATAGCAGTGCATCTCCTTCCTTCCCCAAGAAAGCGAGGATGGACTCATATCCTGCTTCTTCCATGGGGCAGGGGGAGACGAATACATCCGTGACTGGTAATTTTTCCTCTCAGAACTATGGTAAGGGTATGCAGAGGCTTCCGGCAGTGGCTgagagtgaagaagaagatgagagTGAGGAAGGTAACAACACAGAGCTTCTGATTGAGACTATGGCCAGAGAACATGCGGCTGAAAAAATGTCTTATTGTGGATCTCAATCTGATAAAAAATCATGTGAGAATGTCTCTGAGGATTTGAAAGTGGAAGAGATGACTGAATCTCCCAGTAATGAGATCAGTGTGCATCAAG ACTATGTGGTTTGGCCCTCCCTGCCTCACATTGTGCCTCTCGAAGAGGGTTTCATGGAAGGAGGAGAAAACTGCAGTGTCTATACAGTTGAATCTCCCTCTGGATCCCCAATTCATGACTGCATGAGTCAGGGAGAAGATATCTCGCGCAGACAGAAGCAGAAGTTGGAGAAGGTGGGAGATGTGGCCACCAACAGAATGAAGAAGCGCAATTTGGAAG GTTTGCTAAAGGAAGAAGAAAGGGCGAAGCTCCAGGCTGGAGTGAAGAGGTTGGCTCACGCGGCTGCTGCGCTGGCGGACAGGTCCCTCCCTCGAGGCAGATCCCTTTTGGGTGACAGAGAAGGGATCCAGATTGGTTAG
- the LOC123040206 gene encoding amino acid transporter AVT1C — protein MRNSVSDQSFAMESDDEEHQLGGSEEESDGSSSCGSPRPRVVEAAGGGHPGSYASHQWPQSYRQSMDIYSSVQSPSLSGFLGTPTLSRLSSSFLATSFRGKQPPEIVKPLLPTTLIAATEDDHVDDARKSSHHYLPPSRKASSLFKIPEDQKPAGGGGGHEVGPYRQCSYTQGVLNGVNVLCGVGILSTPYAVRQGGWLGLVILAVLAVLAWYTGVLLRRCLDSKEGLETYPDIGHAAFGTPGRIVISIILYMELYACCIEYLILESDNLSKLFPNAHLTIGGFSLDAHVLFAILTTLVVMPTTWLRDLSCLSFISAGGVVASIVIVACLFWAGLVDHVGVNKSEGTALNLPGIPIAIGLYGYCYSGHGVFPNIYSSLKKSNQFNAVLFTCIALSTVLFAGAAVMGYIMFGETTESQFTLNMPPNLMSSKIAVWTTVTNPITKYALTMTPLALSLEELLPSNRQTYGNIIMLRSALVLSSLVVALSVPFFGLVMSLVGSLLTMFVAYILPCACFLAILRSTVTWSQIVLCVFIIVVGLCCAGVGTYSSLSKIIQNYQ, from the exons ATGAGGAACTCGGTGTCGGATCAGAGCTTCGCCATGGAGAGCGACGACGAGGAGCACCAGCTGGGCGGCAGCGAGGAGGAGTCGGACGGGTCGTCGTCGTGCGGGAGCCCGCGGCCGCGGGTGGTCGAGGCCGCCGGCGGTGGCCACCCTGGCTCCTACGCCAGCCACCAGTGGCCGCAGAGCTACAG GCAGTCGATGGACATTTACAGCAGCGTGCAGTCGCCGAGCCTGAGTGGGTTCCTGGGCACGCCCACGCTCAGCAGGCTCTCCAGTTCCTTCCTCGCCACCTCCTTCCGGGGGAAGCAACCACCGGAGATCGTCAAGCCGCTCCTGCCCACCACCCTGATCGCCGCCACCGAAGATGACCATGTCGATGATGCCCGGAAGAGCTCTCACCACTACCTGCCGCCGTCGAGGAAGGCGTCATCCCTGTTCAAGATCCCCGAGGACCAAAAGCCTGCTGGCGGTGGGGGTGGCCATGAGGTGGGGCCCTACCGTCAGTGCTCCTACACCCAGGGCGTCTTGAATG GAGTGAACGTCCTGTGTGGTGTGGGGATCCTGTCAACACCTTATGCCGTCAGGCAGGGTGGCTGGCTTGGGCTGGTGATACTGGCCGTGCTCGCCGTGCTCGCGTGGTACACCGGCGTGCTCCTCCGGCGCTGCCTCGACAGCAAGGAAGGCCTCGAGACCTACCCGGACATCGGCCATGCCGCGTTCGGCACGCCTGGCCGCATCGTCATCTCG ATAATATTGTACATGGAACTGTAT GCTTGTTGCATTGAGTATCTGATACTGGAGAGTGACAATCTATCAAAGTTGTTCCCCAATGCACACCTGACTATAGGGGGCTTCAGCCTGGATGCCCATGTGTTATTCGCAATCCTTACCACGCTCGTTGTCATGCCGACAACTTGGCTTCGTGACCTCAGTTGTCTAAGCTTCATTTCAG CTGGAGGAGTCGTTGCGTCGATCGTCATCGTCGCCTGCCTCTTTTGGGCAGGGCTTGTTGATCATGTTGGTGTCAACAAGAGCGAAGGGACGGCACTGAACCTCCCTGGGATCCCCATTGCCATTGGCTTGTATGGGTACTGCTACTCAGGGCATGGGGTGTTCCCTAACATCTACTCTTCTCTCAAGAAAAGCAACCAGTTCAATGCTGTTCTTTTCACATG CATTGCGCTATCTACTGTTCTGTTCGCGGGTGCCGCGGTCATGGGGTACATAATGTTTGGCGAAACCACGGAGTCTCAGTTCACATTGAACATGCCCCCAAATCTCATGTCTTCCAAGATTGCAGTCTGGACTACG GTGACAAATCCAATAACCAAATATGCACTTACCATGACTCCTCTTGCCCTGAGTTTGGAAGAGCTGCTGCCTTCGAATAGGCAGACGTACGGGAACATAATTATGCTCAGATCAGCACTAGTGTTGTCTTCCCTTGTTGTTGCTCTATCTGTTCCATTCTTTG GACTTGTGATGTCCCTAGTTGGGTCTCTTCTCACCATGTTTGTG GCGTATATTCTACCTTGTGCATGCTTTTTGGCCATCCTAAGGAGTACAGTGACTTGGAGTCAG ATAGTACTATGTGTGTTCATCATTGTCGTCGGTCTCTGTTGTGCGGGTGTTGGCACATACTCCTCCC